The Oreochromis niloticus isolate F11D_XX linkage group LG4, O_niloticus_UMD_NMBU, whole genome shotgun sequence DNA segment ATTGACTCAAAGGATTCATATTTACCAGACAGCCACATCTGGTCGTCTCTTGAAAATGACAGTCCATACCACACCAACATTTTCACAGAAGACGGGTCAAAACAAGAAGACTCGCCTTCCTGGAGGCAGAATTTTATGGAGCTTCCAGAGCGCAGCGGAAACCCTTTCCTTGAAGGGGGAACTTTAGAGGGTGAAGCAGTGAATAGAGATGGAAGCTATGGGGATGCTTTTTTAGGGGAACCCACTCAGGTGGGGAATTCTGTGGAAGCAAAGGATGAAAACATAAATGGAAAAAGTCTTTTGAGTACTCAAAAACTAGCAGATAATTTTATGTTTCTTAAAGATCAAACCCTAATGAAGGAGGGTTCTAGTTTCTCAAGCCCACAACCAAATTTTCTTTTACCTGGTTTAGCCCACGAACCAGAGGAAGCATTCAAAATGAATTCTTGGGATAAGCTTGACTCGTTAGGCAGCTTAAACACAGCAGACACTTATTTTAAATCGGCAGCAAGTAGCACATCCTCAAGACACGAACTTCTAGACTCTCCAAGTAACAGTTTGGGGGAGTTTTGTCAGTCTCTAGAAAATGAGACACTGGTGCCTTCCATTACAGTGGTCACAGAAGATGACACAAGCAACCAGCTGCCAGCTAGAAATAGTTCTTCCACAGAAGACCTTGGTCTGTTGCAATCCTCAAACAGAGGTGTAGACTCTGGTTTTGATTCTACCTCAGAGAGGTTTGAGGTTCTCATCAGCCACACTGATGACCACACCACTGCAATATCTGACAGTGCCAATACAGATTCTTTGTGCACAGATGCCAAAATTCCCAGCCTTGAAGATGACCTTGGAACCTCAAAGGACGATGCTCAGCCCATAGAAAATAAAATGCCTGAACCCCTGCCAGCTCAAGTATTACCTTCAGATAATGGACACAGTGAAGACATAACAAGTAATGATTTGTTGAGTGACCTAATTGAGGATGCAGATATAGAAATGGAAACCACTCTGTCTGATCATGAAGAATCATTTATGGATACCAATGGGCATTCTCATGACAGAGCTTCTCTCCTGGTGTCGGGTCCATCTTTGGACCAGATCAGCCAGGACAGTTTATTGGAAGACAGTATGTCCACCACTGTTCCAACCGTAGAGAACTTTGCTGAAACACCAGACTCCTTAGACTCACTTGACATACACAGGCTTGGAGAGCAAGGAGATGAACTGAATGCTCAAATTGCTCAACACAAACTCCAACCTCCATACAGGATATCAGACAGTGGTTATGAGACTGAGAACCTGGAGTCTCCTGAGTGGAACTCTCAGCCAAATGTCCAAGATTCCTCTCCTGTAAAAAATGGCTTGAGTGTtaccaaagaagaagaggagacagAAGAGCTCACAACTGCGGCAAGTCTGGTTCCACCGAAAATCATAATCTCCGAAGTAGAGGGTGTGCCAGATACTCACAGTGAAGATCCCAGTGAGGGAGATCAGCCAGATAATGAAGGTCCTCCCGAGGAACCAATTATGGGAAGTAATTACAGAGACTCTGCATACTTTTCTGACAATGAATCAGAACCTGAAAAGAAGTCTGAAGAAATAACTGCAGGTGGTTCTGTTGAAGACACGTGGCTGAGGAACTCTACTGACGAGGTTCCCGAGGCTTCTGGAGCTCCTCCACTGGAGGCTTACAAGGAAAAAGATATTGACTCTTTATTTTCTCTACCTGCTGAATCACAAGCCAAGGATGTTAAGGAGATGGGTTCAGTAGCAGATTCAGATATCACAGAAAATGGTGAAAACCAGGTGGTCGAGTCTACCAGCAGCTCCAATGAAGATGGAAATAAACCAGAGGTTTTCAAGGACACCGCATTTACTGATCACCTGGACCCCTCTGAAGGTCTAGAAACCTCAATACTTCCTTCTATTGCCCCAGCTAAGCCAGCAACAGAGAGTGTAGTTCACGCTAAACTCACCAGAACCGACACCAGTGATGGTCATAAAATAAAGGAGCCGGATGTGGAGGGGCGTTACCTGGGGAGGCGGGATGGGTCGGGTTTAGATGGGCAAGAAGATGGTGTAGATGCAGACGAGGAGGACGAGAACAGCGACGACTCAGATGACGACATGCGTGCGTACCAGCTGCACAGCTCTAGCTCAGAAAGCGAGGATGAAACCGTGCACCCGGTGCCAGTTGTAATCTCGGACGACAGTAGGGCGAAGAACCTGAAGAGCTTGTTAAAACCCACGTCTCTGAACATCGGAGCATCATCTTCCCCGTTTCCTGCAAGGTTCGGTGCGGATAACTCCAAAAGAGCCGTGTCTTTctttgatgatgtcactgtctaCCTGTTTGACCAGGTAAAATTTTAGTCTGTGATCTTCATTTTCTTAGTTTGCGTAAGAAGTAAGCTGGTAATATGTGTTAACTGAATTAAATCTTAATTAGGAGACGCCCACCAAGGAACTCGGTGACCACTCCTTGGATTCAAACAGTCGGGTACCACAGTTTAGCAGCTCCACGCCCGCTGCCAGCTACCTGAACCGCTTTGCCAACTCTGAGAGCTCAACAGATGAAGAAGGTAATGCCACAAGTCAGCAATAAAAGCCTCTATTTGCACAAAGCATGTGTCTTGATTCACTGATTAAATCTTTACAGGTGGTGGTTTTGAGTGGGATGATGACTTCTCCTCACCTGCACCCGCCTTCCTGTCCAAGACAGGTAAAGACACGGTATCCAAGGCAAGGTCCTCATCTGCAGTGTCATCGTTTTCCTCTCCGGCCCCTGCAGTggggtccatgctggataccaGCTGGACCGGCTCCTCAAGCTACTCCCGTTTTTCCATCTCACCGGCCAGCATTGCCAGCTTTTCCCTTACCCATCTTACCGACTCTGATATTGAACAAGGAGGCAAGTAGAGCAGAACAAACTGGTATAATTTTGCACAGTCTTGAATGGATAGCTCAGTATTTTAGGAAGAAAATGTCCATGTCTGTGCAGTAAATACAAAACTTTAATGAAACCTTCCTCACTCAAACCTGAGTCTTCTCCTGATCTTTCACAAATTAGACCAGtttgtaaaccactacactgtaCAGCTACAGTGTGTCACGTGTGTGCATCAAATTCACAAACTTTAGAGCTGCACATTCTTACTGAGCCCAGCTAGTCTTGAATTGCAGTCTTGGTTCTAAGTTAAGCTAACCAATCTGATTCCATTGCGTTCCTAATTTTATTATGCAAGTgtctgaattttattttattttatttttttatttttttttgaataTATTAAGATTATGTTTAATTTGATGTCCACCACTGTCATCAGAGTTTACATGAACAATAAAATGGTTGTGTTTTCAAGGATTTTACCACGTGACTAAACTTGTCTTTGTTCACACCAGGAAGCAGCGAGGACGGAGAGAAAGACTAGGGTGCTAAATGAAGGGACCGTTTATCTTCACACTACTGCGGAATGGAGCTACTCTCGCACTTTTTTGGGAGAACAGCCGAATAAGGACAACAGACGACGCAGTTTGTGGGGACAAACTGCAGATGCTTCTCTCAGGCAGAACTATTCTCAGCGGCGTGGCCATGAGAACAAAAGGCTGTAAACGGACATTAGGCAAATAAGACGGACGAGGCCCAGTCCCAGTCTGAGCCACATCACCTCTCCAgctccatctgtgtgtgtgtgtgtgtgtgtgtgtgtgtgtgtgtgtgtgtgtgtgtgtgtgtttgtttgtgtttgtatgatttttagttcagtgcaattaaaatgttttggggAGGGAAAACAAACTAACTGACGTAGCTTCTAAATGTTTGCTTTAATGCCTCATCATCTGCATTCCAGGCGTTTGGCTGCTTCTTTTTGTTGTGTGTAAGTGCACTCCTTTTCTAGGACTTTTGCTtcaccaaaaaagaaaaaaaaattaatttaattaaagaaaatcaaccCACTGGGCTGGTAAACGTATCACTACAGCCAAACAAGAATAAGCTCTTTGATTTTACACACACCTAAAACTGACAGCTTAATTTGTCCACTTTGCTCCTTCATGTCATGCGATTATTTCCGTGAttgccttttattttgaaagaatttttttaaaacttcctGTTAAGTTTAATCACAGTCTCCTTTATGGAGGGGAAGCCATGTGTGTTGTCTTTCTGTAGCAGCATTTGAATAAACGGGTTGTAACTGCTGTACGTGCAATCCATGCATAGGATGACTGGAACACTACACTACAGAGGCGACACACTGTATTGTCCTTTATGTTTTAAAGGAACATGTATAGTAAGCTGAGTCGAAGTTTGGAGAAATGTCGGTGAGAATTGTGGGATTGTCATATCAGTCGTTAAAGAGGCGACCCAACTGTAAGACAGTTGTGATGAATAACTTAAaacaagttgttgttgtttttcttttgtaaagCTTTATTTTATCCTTGCGAATGTGCAGGAAGTCGCTTTGATGGTTGTCTCGATTACTTTGTCGCTGGGTCTCATTCCAGTGCCTGATGACGCTGAAAGACAGCTGCACCCCTCGATTGATgatcactaaaaaaaaaagtttagtgggatgatgttaaaaaaaaaaaaatctggagaagtttatttttaaatgtaaggaTGAAGAAAATGTCATGAGCTGTTTGTAATCAAATGTGCAATGAATTTCATAAATTGGTTTGAATCAGAGTTTGTAGGACAAGCTGACGAGCGTGTGCAGGGACTTTAAGCTTTCACAGCAACTCACTACTAGAACAACGACGACAACAACAAGAAACTCAACGCTGCTGCTTTTATAAACCCGAGCGTTGTGGGCGGAGttgtttgcctttttcttttttcagctttgtgtcAAACTTCACTATTTCAGATTGCATTTCCATCTTAAATGACCCTTTCTGTTCAGCTGCTGTCTCTGAGTCTTATCATTTGCAGGGCCGTACATACAGGGATGTGCATTCGTCGCGATCACTTTCTGTATAGAAGCGCAGTGCAAATGGTTATAGATGAAGACAGACCTTCCTCCTGACATTTTTATGTACAGCTTTAAAATCTCTTATTTGAAACTGTAGGTTATACAGTTAAGGCTTTCCTTTCAATTGACCTTGAATATTTTGTCGCTGATGACGAGATGAGAAGCTGTACTTCACCCGTAATAGCTACATGTCCGTCTCACCTGCCCCATACAAACGACACTGTATCCCAGACAATGTTATCCTCTGTTTAAAAACCAGCAGCCTGTGCTTCAGTTAAACTTGAACATCTATTTAAGGAAATCTTGTTTTATTTCACTACAGTATACATTTGCTTAATCTTGCACATTTGAGAAATGTAACTTAATGTTAAACTGTACTGATGTGTATATAAatgttaatttttcttttttgtctgtaaATGATGGGAAATTATGTAATTGAGTTCTAGGTATGAGGTTTCATTTTGTAACTTAAACTGAGTTGAATCAGAGGAACATATCACAGTCATCAGCTACAAGCAGTTAAATTAAGACAAACAAGCAGACGTGAAGTCATTCTGTCCTTTAAActtgtagaattaaaaaaaatatttttacttcATATTGATCATGCTTAGTGTGATTGAAATGTTTATAATTACACtgtttaatatgaaaataaatgcaaatgacTTCTAATTAAGGTTTGTGGCTCGTTCTGTTTTCAGTTGATAATCGTGCAGGAGATTAACACGTTTAATTGGATCTAAAGCTGAACTGCAGGACTGAACAAGAGTTGGTGTATGAGGCTCAGGGCAGGCTGCACGGGTAACCTTAAGGCCTCGAGTAGGTTAAGATGTCAAAATGCACAGTGCCACATTTGgcaaaaacttaaacaaagcaaATCAGCAAAAATACCTCATCCCTGCTGTTGGTGTACAGGGTCTGGGCTCCTTGTGGTCACCAAGTCCACCATGAACTCCCCTGTATGCCAAAGTGCTCTAGAGACGAATGTGAAGCCGTCTGTTTGTTGGCTAAAGCTCGGTCCATGTAACAGATCAATGATCTCGGGGATGGCAGGAAATCTACAGCAGGAATGTCAGTTAGAATGACCCAGTCAGCTTTTCAACATGAGCTGCGGATGGACGAATGATCGCAAACATCACTTAAACTGAAGCAACGCTGTACAGAAGAGTGGGGTGAAAATTCTAGACTGAATACAGAACTGTGAAAACAAGTTTCAGGGGAACTTAGAAATGTGTTGGTGACCTCGTATGAATGTGGCTTTCCAAATCATCCTTCCTGTGTTCTGAGAGTGGTTGTGTTGTATAATATAATGTTAATGTTCATTGTGTTAGCACAGGTGTAAACTGTAAAGCTGAAAATATAGTGGTGGACTATCAGCCTTTGTCCGATTATGGCCTTCCGTGTTATTCCAtgcaaaaaaaatgcagaaaaacgCAGGATTTCCCACTGCAGTGAGAACCACTCCCTTCAAGAACCAGAACAGTTCTGCTTTCTGTGACCGTTTaatgaagctgtcagctgatttTTCTCAAACTACAGAGGGATCAGTGTTCTTGCTGCACAGGGTCCTACTTTTCTTTAGAGCCAGCCCCAGTTTAAGCTGGGGGGATGAAGAAGTAATACACACTGCTGTATTACATTTTCAACATCCCACATGGAGTAGCCTTTTGAAGTTTAGAGCAAAAatacttttgtgtgtgtgtgcatctatTTTGGAATTATAGACTAAAACATAAGATCCCAGATTCTTTCAAATATACTCGGTTCAGAGCAGATTAAAATGACAAAggtctttttttaatgcaggaACATCCTGTGATCAGTGCTGGAAGGTCAGCGGATTTGTGCTGCAGCTGAAACATCCGCCTCCAATCAAAACTGCAGATTGTGTCTCGGATTTTTGAGATTCACTGCAGTCTGATACGTCTGCAGGACTTCACAGCAGACAGTTTTTGCCTCTAATCGCTCACTTTAACATTTTTGATTGtctaaagaatttttttttttcacagctagTTTCAGCACTTATGTAACTTTACAAAAATATGGCGCGTTAACCTAAATGCACATATAGAGGGAGGAATTCAGGAAACATCCTGTGCACACCTGTGTAACAATATATGAAATTCTTCAGCGGATGAGAAACACTCGGTGCATAAAAAAGCATATAAAATAGCAAAGACATGTGGAAAGGTGAATGAGTTTATAAACCCAGGGTCAAACTTCCAAAGCCAGCTCCTGTGAAATGATGTCAAACCACAAAACGGTATTTCCAGACgtttatttcacatttcaatGCCCTTGTAAGATGAATGTCCAGCCGTGGTGACATTCAGACCTGCTGCGGTGTTACGGTCATAGCGGTTATCTagatgtgtatgtatatgtatatcaACAGGAAGAGCTTCTCATTTTATTGCAGAAGGATAGAAAGGTATTGCCTGGCggtaaaaagaaatatatttttccCACACAGAGTGAGTGTATCAAATTTTTTTGCCAGTCATTTTGAAAATATCAGCAGCCAAATACACTCCATTGCAAACATGTAATGGTCCAAAATAAATGGAGAAACACAACTCAACAAACGCatcataaataaatgataatacATGCAAATGTACATGACAGGCaactcaaaacacaaaaacaaacagaacaagaGTCTACAAACCGATAACAGCTTAGGCTACTCTGGGATTGTTTGAAGTTCATTTGGTAACCAAGCCTTAGCCCTTCATCGTATCCCACCTTCTTAGGTTTTATCAGGCTGCTGTGGAGAAGAATTAAAAGCTATTGCTAGATCCTGTGACATCCAGTAGCCAAAGCTTAGTAAGAGCAACAACATGCGctcacttttttctctgttttgtcatCACTGAATACTGACATGATTTCTGCCTGGGAAACAAGCCAGCGAGTAACATTCATCCATCGATCAAGTTTCAAATCCAGCCAGTCCAAACCCATGGGTGTGATTGTGCATGTCCCTTTATACCAAGGGATAGGAGTTCATTGAAATGGTCTGAGGAGAGATACTATGTATAGATCCAGGCACAAACAGGGCTGAGGAAAAAGGACGAGAAGGAAacgggagagagaaagagagctaCACGCTTGTGGCGCTGCCGTTCGCTTGAGTCGGGCGCTGCGGGTGGATCGGGCTGCGCGATGGGCCGGCGAGAGGAGGGTGAGGGCCTCGAGGAGCCT contains these protein-coding regions:
- the lmtk2 gene encoding serine/threonine-protein kinase LMTK2 codes for the protein MENRREYILLLSFGIFLSALGLSEGAPLQYDQKSGEGTGDTLSVSIYLSLVVSLMVIVSLVVVLVNCVTCCKEREINFKEFEDHFDDEIDFTPPAEDTPSMQSPAEVYTLAVSPVPLPGPPHLQPPARITEGSTGFQIARHSLSYIQEIGNGWFGQVLLSDIYTDPGTRVVVKELKANASAKEQNDFLQQGDPYRVLQHPNILHCLGQCVEAIPFLLVFEYCEMGDLRGYLSQQDWMFRNAELLQLQRMACEIAAGVTHLHKHNFLHSDLALRNCYLTADLTVKVGDYGIGPCRYKEDYIITEDDVYAPLRWLAPELVGERPELVGERHGGVITMEQTKPSNVWALGVTLWELFENAAQPYPHLSDREVLNHVIKEQQVKLFKPQLELPYSDRWYEVLQFCWLSPDKRATAEEVHRLLIYLRMQGQKDIEEDFEQRWDALKPNPTMRQTTVSHSSFPILEQFADDALRQEIDEILTVTETSKGLSFEYVWEAAKHDHYDGNHGRSGVDTTLNYHSMFFPVSSEDIQAHFPDPSTSAAGGESGNTPGFPGILPVFDAQKPSNGNEYYIQLEEQGESTVGEDGNREPDMGFGSSGQDFVVLQDVRLDESSTDADFFHQSIDSKDSYLPDSHIWSSLENDSPYHTNIFTEDGSKQEDSPSWRQNFMELPERSGNPFLEGGTLEGEAVNRDGSYGDAFLGEPTQVGNSVEAKDENINGKSLLSTQKLADNFMFLKDQTLMKEGSSFSSPQPNFLLPGLAHEPEEAFKMNSWDKLDSLGSLNTADTYFKSAASSTSSRHELLDSPSNSLGEFCQSLENETLVPSITVVTEDDTSNQLPARNSSSTEDLGLLQSSNRGVDSGFDSTSERFEVLISHTDDHTTAISDSANTDSLCTDAKIPSLEDDLGTSKDDAQPIENKMPEPLPAQVLPSDNGHSEDITSNDLLSDLIEDADIEMETTLSDHEESFMDTNGHSHDRASLLVSGPSLDQISQDSLLEDSMSTTVPTVENFAETPDSLDSLDIHRLGEQGDELNAQIAQHKLQPPYRISDSGYETENLESPEWNSQPNVQDSSPVKNGLSVTKEEEETEELTTAASLVPPKIIISEVEGVPDTHSEDPSEGDQPDNEGPPEEPIMGSNYRDSAYFSDNESEPEKKSEEITAGGSVEDTWLRNSTDEVPEASGAPPLEAYKEKDIDSLFSLPAESQAKDVKEMGSVADSDITENGENQVVESTSSSNEDGNKPEVFKDTAFTDHLDPSEGLETSILPSIAPAKPATESVVHAKLTRTDTSDGHKIKEPDVEGRYLGRRDGSGLDGQEDGVDADEEDENSDDSDDDMRAYQLHSSSSESEDETVHPVPVVISDDSRAKNLKSLLKPTSLNIGASSSPFPARFGADNSKRAVSFFDDVTVYLFDQETPTKELGDHSLDSNSRVPQFSSSTPAASYLNRFANSESSTDEEGGGFEWDDDFSSPAPAFLSKTGKDTVSKARSSSAVSSFSSPAPAVGSMLDTSWTGSSSYSRFSISPASIASFSLTHLTDSDIEQGGSSEDGEKD